The genomic DNA ACTAAAGTAAATACCTAAACATCGGCATTGAGCCAGCATTGTCACACGGTTTACATCAGACCAATCTCCACCAAGCTGTTGTACTTTGGTTGCTATACGTTGTTTTAGAGATTTAGGTTCATCGCTAATTGCCTTTTCTTCTTTTTCAGCAAGATAATCCGATTCGACAAAGCGAATCGGGTTGTACCAGCGAGTCCCAAACAGCACACTTCTCGCAGTGGTCTTAGGCAGCTCATCGATATCTAGCCCCATCATGTAGAGCTGGTAGCTGAACTCATGGGGGATATCACCAAAGCGGCGATGTCTGACGTTTCCCCAATAGATACCGCTGACTTCACTCTGTTCAGATGCTATTTCTGTGTTGGATGCTAGGGCCTCGGTGTTCATTTTGCTGCGCTCGTGCTGAGATCCAGACCGAAGCGCTTGGTCACATCCAATGCGCTATGCACACCATCTTCGTGGAACCCGTTGTACCAATACGCACCTGCGAAATGCGTATTCTGTTTACCGCAAATTCGGTCACGCTGTTGCTGTGCATTAACCGTGTTGGAGTTCAATACTGGGTGGTGATACACAAAGCTTCGGATGATCTTTTCTGGAGCAATGGCTTCACTCTGGTTTAAGGTCACGCAGAAGGTATCTTTGCTCTCTATTCCCTGCAGAATATTCATGTTGTAAGTGACACAAGCTGGTCGCTTGCTATTACCATCCAGCATGTAGTTCCAACTTGCCCACGCCAGCTTTCTGTCTGGTAGCAAGCTGGTATCGGTATGAAGAACTACTTCGTTGCGGCTGTATGGAATCTCGCCCAGTACTCGCTGCTCATGTTCGGTCGCGTCACCAAGTAGGCGTAAGGCTTGGTCTGAGTGACAAGCGAATATCACTTCATCGAAGTCTTGTGTGCCGCCATCTTCAAACTCAATGGTAATGCCAGCCTCTTGGCGGGTGACTTGTTTGATTAATGTGTTCAACGCGACCGGTTTGTTTAAACGCGAAAGGATGATCTCAACATAAGAGCGAGACCCTTTAGGGATCACATACCACTGCGGGCGGTTGGCAATGTCTAGCAGGCCGTGGTTGTAGAAGAACTGAATGAAGAATTTGAGTTCGAACTCTTCCATCTCTTCAAGACTTGTTGACCAAATAGCCGCACCCATTGGAAGAATGTAGTGTTGGCTAAAGAAGTCAGAAAATTGGTTGTCGCGTAGGAAACTGCCAAGGGTAACGTCAGGGGTGAAGCGGTTACTTTCAAATTGAGCCTTACACAACTTGTTGAATT from Vibrio chagasii includes the following:
- a CDS encoding NAD(P)/FAD-dependent oxidoreductase, with the protein product MMKIAIIGSGISGLTCAHILDKHHDVTVFEKNDYVGGHTATVDIEHQGSAFSIDTGFIVFNDRTYPNFNQLLEQLGVERQPTEMSFSVHNTTTQFEYNGHSINSLFAQRSNIFKPQFWSLISDILKFNKLCKAQFESNRFTPDVTLGSFLRDNQFSDFFSQHYILPMGAAIWSTSLEEMEEFELKFFIQFFYNHGLLDIANRPQWYVIPKGSRSYVEIILSRLNKPVALNTLIKQVTRQEAGITIEFEDGGTQDFDEVIFACHSDQALRLLGDATEHEQRVLGEIPYSRNEVVLHTDTSLLPDRKLAWASWNYMLDGNSKRPACVTYNMNILQGIESKDTFCVTLNQSEAIAPEKIIRSFVYHHPVLNSNTVNAQQQRDRICGKQNTHFAGAYWYNGFHEDGVHSALDVTKRFGLDLSTSAAK